A region of Nakaseomyces glabratus chromosome M, complete sequence DNA encodes the following proteins:
- the RRD2 gene encoding peptidylprolyl isomerase RRD2 (CAGL0M02255g~Ortholog(s) have peptidyl-prolyl cis-trans isomerase activity, protein phosphatase regulator activity and role in mitotic spindle organization in nucleus, response to osmotic stress), translated as MIPSKRILTDKDVKIWEESETREDILSFIESLAKAVEGFENDQVSEPVSDSVQSTIAVLTEIDKLIKLHPVIQDKNTSRFGKVEFRDFYDDVCEKADDLLSSHFPALTSEQIEQLSIYLQESWGNKRRIDYGSGHELNFICFLYGLTHYKIFDLQRDARNLVLVLFIEYLKIMREIETLYWLEPAGSHGVWGLDDYHFLPFLFGAFQLAPHKHLKPKSIHNEELVEMFADKYLYFGCIAFINSVKTSTSLRWHSPMLDDISGVKKWSKVAEGMIKMYKAEVLGKLPIMQHFYFSEFLVCPEGISEPRTHIHNGDEDDDQCCQDGAAHNTWGDCCGIKIPSLYAANAMEKQSHKPIPFD; from the coding sequence ATGATACCTAGCAAAAGGATATTGACAGATAAGGATGTTAAGATATGGGAGGAGTCTGAAACCAGAGAGGATATACTAAGTTTTATTGAGTCTTTGGCTAAGGCGGTGGAAGGCTTTGAAAACGATCAAGTTAGTGAACCTGTAAGTGACAGTGTGCAGAGCACCATAGCGGTGTTAACAGAGATCGATAAGCTAATCAAGTTACACCCGGTAATACAGGATAAAAACACTTCCAGATTTGGTAAGGTCGAGTTTCGGGATTTCTACGATGATGTATGTGAAAAGGCTGATGACCTTTTGAGTTCTCATTTCCCCGCGCTAACCTCTGAGCAAATCGAGCAACTGTCAATATACTTACAGGAGTCTTGGGGAAACAAGAGAAGAATAGACTATGGATCAGGCCATGAACTCAACTTCATTTGTTTCCTGTACGGCCTAACTcattataaaatttttgatcttCAGCGTGATGCCAGAAATTTAGTTCTAGTGTTGTTTATCGAGTATCTGAAGATAATGAGGGAAATCGAGACCTTATATTGGCTAGAGCCTGCTGGCTCACATGGAGTCTGGGGTTTGGATGATTATCATTTCTTGCCTTTCCTCTTTGGGGCATTTCAACTCGCACCTCATAAACACTTGAAACCAAAATCTATTCACAACGAGGAGTTGGTAGAGATGTTTGCAGATAAGTATCTATATTTTGGCTGCATAGCTTTTATCAATTCCGTCAAGACATCAACGTCTCTTAGATGGCATTCACCAATGCTGGACGATATAAGTGGAGTAAAAAAGTGGTCAAAGGTTGCTGAGGGTATGATAAAGATGTACAAGGCAGAGGTTCTAGGGAAACTTCCCATCATGCAACATTTCTATTTTAGTGAGTTCCTGGTATGCCCAGAAGGTATCTCCGAACCCCGTACTCATATCCACAAcggtgatgaagatgatgaccAGTGCTGCCAGGATGGTGCAGCACATAATACCTGGGGTGATTGCTGTGGTATAAAGATACCTAGTTTGTATGCTGCAAATGCTATGGAAAAGCAGTCACACAAGCCAATACCGTTTGACTAG
- the RAD53 gene encoding serine/threonine/tyrosine protein kinase RAD53 (CAGL0M02233g~Ortholog(s) have DNA replication origin binding, protein serine/threonine kinase activity, protein serine/threonine/tyrosine kinase activity): MMETQPTQQATQATQKYLIDNFTQEQIKKNSVYRVICTSGQIPIKDMEVDVEQIAKKKESIKKIWTFGRNNACDYHLGNISRLSNKHFQILLGEDGNLLLRDISTNGTWLNNQRIEKDRNHLLSQGDEITVGLGVSSDIISLVIFINEKFRDYLEEVRQELSSQGLKVSSKSNANPNINLTGIYKDFSINDEVVGTGAFATVKKAVERNTGKTFAVKIINKRKVVGNMDGVSRELEVLQKLNHPRIVSLKAFYEDEANYYMVMEFISGGDLMDFVAAHGAVGEEAGREISRQILEAIQYIHSKGISHRDLKPDNILIEQDDPVLVKITDFGLAKVQGNGSIMKTFCGTLAYVAPEVIGGFTGATGEEETEEERIEYSSLVDMWSMGCLVFVILTGHLPFSGSTQEQLYEQIRKGSYHEGPLKDFRISDEARDFIDGLLQVDQSKRMTVDDALNHPWIKQCSSQFDANSMSSQVSLSQSMSQQKALESLDDAQYEFLKAQKKLQQDEPINDKLKDFKVPTQPPTRFTQPKVINPIENIKKYTKSVKKKGSGKFMTFKPLPESVIQESFEIKQGINPFFIGRSDDCNCRIDDNRLSRVHCFILKKRHPIGKSIYESPAQGLDDIWYCHSGSNDSYVNDIRMTPGKKYLLQEGDEIKIIKDKQKDFVIGFQVELNDTTGLFNNGLGIPNEERSVTSQTEDELKLVSRLAKIMAAQRSSTKEANETMDQNRNLLKKVHSVSLSQSITDPSRKVKRAKLDQTDHNAENMQFF, translated from the coding sequence ATGATGGAGACGCAACCGACCCAGCAGGCAACACAGGCTACGCAGAAGTACTTGATTGACAATTTTACTCAGGAGCagatcaagaagaataGCGTGTATAGAGTTATATGCACATCGGGACAGATTCCGATCAAGGACATGGAAGTGGATGTGGAACAGATagcaaagaagaaagaatcGATCAAGAAAATATGGACTTTTGGTAGAAACAACGCTTGCGATTACCATCTAGGAAACATATCACGGTTGTCAAATAAGcattttcaaatacttCTTGGTGAAGACGGTAACTTATTGCTTCGAGATATCTCTACAAATGGAACTTGGTTGAATAATCAGAGGATAGAAAAGGATAGAAATCACTTGCTGTCACAGGGAGATGAAATAACTGTTGGTTTAGGTGTTTCCTCAGATATTATATCACTGGTGatatttatcaatgaaaaGTTTAGAGATTATCTGGAAGAAGTGAGACAAGAGTTGAGTAGTCAAGGTCTGAAGGTAAGCTCCAAAAGCAATGCCAACCCTAACATTAATCTAACGGGTATATACAAGGATTTCTCCATTAATGATGAAGTGGTCGGCACTGGTGCTTTTGCTACTGTCAAAAAGGCTGTAGAGAGAAATACAGGTAAAACTTTTGCTGTAAAAATCATTAATAAGCGGAAAGTAGTTGGTAATATGGACGGTGTTTCAAGAGAATTAGAGGTTTTGCAGAAATTAAACCACCCTCGTATAGTAAGTCTGAAAGCTTTTTATGAGGATGAAGCAAACTACTATATGGTAATGGAGTTTATTTCTGGCGGTGACCTGATGGACTTCGTTGCTGCACATGGCGCTGTAGGAGAAGAAGCTGGTAGAGAAATATCGCGACAGATATTGGAGGCTATACAGTATATACATTCAAAGGGGATTAGTCATAGAGACTTAAAGCCTGATAATATCTTGATAGAACAGGATGACCCTGTGTTGGTTAAAATAACTGATTTTGGTTTGGCTAAAGTGCAAGGCAACGGATCTATTATGAAGACATTCTGTGGCACATTAGCATATGTTGCTCCAGAAGTAATTGGAGGATTTACAGGTGCTACAGGCGAAGAAGAGACAGAGGAAGAACGTATAGAGTACTCTTCCCTAGTTGATATGTGGTCGATGGGTTGTCTTGTATTTGTTATATTGACTGGGCATTTACCCTTCAGCGGTAGTACTCAGGAACAACTCTATGAGCAAATAAGAAAAGGTTCTTATCATGAAGGGCCACTGAAAGACTTTCGGATATCTGATGAAGCAAGAGATTTCATTGATGGTCTTTTACAGGTCGATCAAAGTAAGAGGATGACTGTTGACGATGCACTGAATCATCCATGGATTAAACAATGCTCATCTCAATTTGATGCTAACTCCATGAGTTCACAAGTTTCCTTGTCACAATCCATGTCGCAACAAAAAGCACTTGAAAGTCTCGATGATGCGCAATACGAGTTCTTGAAAGCTCAGAAGAAACTTCAACAGGATGAGCCGATCAATGATAAATTAAAGGATTTCAAAGTGCCGACGCAACCGCCAACACGTTTTACACAACCTAAAGTAATCAACCCtattgaaaatataaagaagtACACGAAAAGTGTTAAGAAAAAAGGTTCCGGTAAGTTTATGACTTTCAAACCATTGCCGGAGAGTGTAATTCAAGAAAGTTTTGAGATAAAGCAAGGTATCAATCCTTTCTTTATTGGACGGTCAGATGATTGTAATTGCAGAATAGATGACAACAGGCTCTCGCGAGTCCATTgtttcattttgaaaaagagaCATCCGATTGGTAAAAGTATATATGAGTCCCCAGCTCAAGGTCTAGATGATATATGGTATTGCCATTCTGGTTCAAATGACAGTTATGTGAACGACATTCGAATGACTCCAGGAAAGAAATATCTACTTCAAGAAGGTGATGAAATCAAGATTATTAAGGATAAGCAGAAAGACTTCGTCATTGGTTTTCAAGTTGAATTGAACGATACAACGGGTTTGTTCAATAACGGGTTAGGGATTCCAAATGAGGAGAGATCTGTGACCTCGCAGACAGAAGATGAGCTAAAGTTAGTGTCAAGATTGGCCAAGATAATGGCCGCCCAGAGGTCCAGCACTAAAGAAGCAAACGAAACAATGGATCAAAATAGGAAcctgttgaagaaagtgCATTCAGTTTCGCTTTCACAATCAATAACCGACCCATCTAGGAAAGTTAAGAGAGCTAAGCTTGACCAAACTGACCATAACGCTGAAAAtatgcaatttttttga